One window from the genome of Pyrus communis chromosome 16, drPyrComm1.1, whole genome shotgun sequence encodes:
- the LOC137719924 gene encoding uncharacterized protein has protein sequence MYNLKLDKFKGHEGYEGVKRWLEHIEKTFRVLQSQGNLPFERWVETTSWFLGKESASWWEQEVCHLTPEERADWEVFKQLFRKRFVPPQYIDRKKQEFTELKQGKLTVNEYYRRFTDLSRYHPEVVANPVEMLCRFRLGTKKKWRSMATTTPCDSYQEFYEILLRIEDSEDMPSESEEEGKDDNQRKDDKGKGQASQGPRKTQSFK, from the coding sequence atGTATAATCTGAagctggataagtttaagggtCATGAAGGATATGAGGGTGTTAAGCGGTGGCTGGAGCATATTGAAAAGACTTTTCGAGTATTGCAAAGTCAGGGAAATCTTCCTTTTGAaaggtgggttgagacgacCTCATGGTTCTTAGGTAAAGAATCGGCATCCTGGTGGGAACAGGAGGTCTGTCATTTGACCCCAGAAGAAAGGGCTGACTGGGAAGTGTTTAAGCAGTTGTTTAGGAAAAGGTTTGTGCCCCCTCAGTACATTGATCGTAAGAAGCAAGAATTTACTGAGTTGAAGCAGGGGAAGTTAACGGTGAATGAGTACTATCGAAgattcactgatttgtctcgttatcATCCGGAGGTTGTTGCCAATCCGGTTGAGATGCTTTGTCGTTTCAGATTGGGTACTAAGAaaaagtggcgttctatggcgaccactacTCCTTGCGACTCTTATCAAgagttctatgagattttgttgaggattgaggattctgaAGATATGCCTAGCgagagtgaggaagaaggaAAAGATGACAATCAAAGGAAAGATGATAAAGGCAAAggtcaagcatctcaaggacctCGCAAGACTCAGAGTTTTAAGTAG